From the Thermosynechococcus sp. genome, the window CGGTGCAGGCTGTAGTTGGGAGTCGCTGGAAAACCCCGCCGTTTTTTATGGCGTCCACCGGCGCCAGGATCAAAGCGCTGAATCCCTTGGGCGATCGCCCACTCAATGGGTTCGTAGTAGCAGGCACTAAAGTGCAGGCAATCAATTTCACGGGTACAGCCCCAATAGCGACCGTAGAGATTGGTTCCCTTGGTAATGCAAAAGGACATGGCAATGGGACGCTGACCACCGTTGTTGGGATAGGCGGCAAAAAGCACCACGCGATGGCGATAGCGATCGCTCAGGCCTTCAAAAAACTGCCGCGTCAGATATTTGCTGCCCCACCAGCCAAATTTGTCGCAAGTATCAGCATAGAAATCGTACATCTGTTGCAACAGGCTACGGCTGACCTCCTGCCCCCGATGAACCCGAAACGTGAGATCCGCTTGAGCCACGGCCTTGCGCTCTCGCTTGATGTTGCGGCGTTGGTTGGCATTGAAGTCCGCTAGGTAGTCGTCGAAGGTCTGATAGTTGCGATTTTGCCAAATGTAACTGTGGTGGAGCCAAGCGCGATAACCGTAGGCCTCGGCAGCGGGCTGCCATTGGGGATCGACATAGAGAAAGTGGCAACTGGAAAAGCGGTGGCGCTGACAAAGGCGATCAATTTCATGGAGCATCACCTTGGTCATCATGGCCACATCCACCCCCTCCGCCATCAGAAAGCGATAGCCCACCGCCGGTGTAAAGGGCGCCATCCCCAGCAGCTTTGGATAATAGCGAATACCCAACCGCGCGGCTAACTCTGCCCACTGGTGATCAAAGACAAATTCCCCTTGACTATGACCTTTGACATACAGAGGCGCGGCGGCCACCAGTTGCCGCTGACCCTGGCGATCGCGCCAAACCAGCAAATGCTGGGGGAGCCAACCGGTTTGGGGCGTTGCACTGCCGGAGGCTTCAATTTGATGCAGCCATTCCCATTCCAAGAAGGGGGTTTCGAGGGGCAACGCCAAAGCATCCCACTGGTCTTGGGGAACGCTGGCGATCGCATTCACCCACTGAATGATTAGCTCTGGTGCCAGTGCTGCTGCAAACTCTACCATGCTTTTGAGGGGAACTGCTTCTGTGTTGTACTATAGCAACCCCCCTAGAGAAAGATACTGCCATCGGGCATGAGGGCCTCTGCCAAACACGCCTCCAACAACACAGCACTGCTGAGATCAGCACGCATTAGGTTGGCTTGGCGTAAATTGGCACCCTTGAGATTCGTGCGGGCGAGGTAGGCATCAATCAGGCGAGCTTCCTGCAAATCGGCCCCCGTCAAATCGGTACGCCGCAAATCCGCTTTGTTCAAAACCGCTTCCCGCAAATTCACCCCTTGAGCTTGGGCATCATCGAGCCGCGCCTCTGAGAGAATTGCCTGACGCAAATCCGCTTGATTGAGAATTGCTCCCCGCAAATCCGCTTGGAGGAGCCGTGACTGCTGCAAATTGCTCCCCACCAAATTCGCCTTAGAGAGAATGGCACGGGTGAGAATCGCCCCTTGAAGATTGGCATTTTCCAAGTTGGCTTGGACAAGGTT encodes:
- a CDS encoding GNAT family N-acetyltransferase; its protein translation is MVEFAAALAPELIIQWVNAIASVPQDQWDALALPLETPFLEWEWLHQIEASGSATPQTGWLPQHLLVWRDRQGQRQLVAAAPLYVKGHSQGEFVFDHQWAELAARLGIRYYPKLLGMAPFTPAVGYRFLMAEGVDVAMMTKVMLHEIDRLCQRHRFSSCHFLYVDPQWQPAAEAYGYRAWLHHSYIWQNRNYQTFDDYLADFNANQRRNIKRERKAVAQADLTFRVHRGQEVSRSLLQQMYDFYADTCDKFGWWGSKYLTRQFFEGLSDRYRHRVVLFAAYPNNGGQRPIAMSFCITKGTNLYGRYWGCTREIDCLHFSACYYEPIEWAIAQGIQRFDPGAGGRHKKRRGFPATPNYSLHRFYEPRLAAIFDHYIDQINDEEQRLIDTINADLPMKQH